One Salmo salar chromosome ssa01, Ssal_v3.1, whole genome shotgun sequence DNA window includes the following coding sequences:
- the vsig8a gene encoding V-set and immunoglobulin domain-containing protein 8a, which produces MLCRLIGMVLHLDERRSFSSHQWSSMIGICAITVFLNAAGSMGMQLTSTGPQTVQRAQGERMTLVCTYTPDPSDTGELDIEWSVVSPDTTQKDQLLLSYAGGNKYIHGNPGLTKGLDFAAGDPSLGDASLSIAFLSPAHSATYQCKVKKSPGVDMQKVSLVVMVRPSVPKCWVEGGEAVGETVSLHCKSSEGSSPLNYAWKRERGGPIPPSATQNRVTGELLISNHSESFVGIYMCEVTNAVGDERCRVKLTANKPPNRAGVIAGTVVGCILLIIILAILIWLLIYKCDARFTRYEKEVSNDIREDVPAPESRPHSRGSSRGASLHPGVAYSQVGMQQTGHSDRGHTHIPSSSTGYTPVKYDSRYGFAV; this is translated from the exons ATGCTTTGTCGATTGATTGGAATGGTTCTGCATTTGGATGAGCGACGTTCATTCAG CTCTCACCAATGGTCTTCCATGATCGGGATATGTGCAATCACAGTTTTTCTCAATGCAG CTGGCAGCATGGGGATGCAGCTGACCTCTACTGGTCCTCAGACCGTCCAGAGGGCCCAGGGGGAGAGAATGACCCTGGTGTGTACATACACACCTGACCCCTCGGACACTGGAGAGCTGGATATTGAGTGGTCAGTGGTCAGCCCAGATACCACCCAGAAGGACCAACTG CTGTTGTCCTATGCAGGTGGGAATAAGTACATCCATGGTAACCCTGGTCTAACTAAGGGGCTGGACTTTGCTGCTGGCGACCCTTCCCTGGGTGATGCGTCCCTCTCCATCGCTTTCCTGTCACCAGCCCATTCTGCCACCTACCAGTGTAAAGTCAAGAAGTCACCGGGAGTGGACATGCAGAAAGTGTCCCTGGTCGTGATGG TTCGTCCTTCGGTGCCTAAATGCTGGGTGGAGGGTGGGGAGGCAGTGGGGGAGACTGTCTCCCTGCACTGCAAGTCATCCGAGGGGTCCTCTCCCCTCAACTACGcatggaagagagaaagaggaggtccCATCCCACCCTCAGCCACACAGA ACCGTGTGACTGGGGAGTTGTTGATCAGCAATCACTCTGAGAGCTTTGTGGGGATTTACATGTGTGAGGTGACCAATGCTGTGGGGGACGAGAGGTGCAGAGTCAAACTGACAGCTAACAAAC CCCCTAACAGAGCAGGAGTGATAGCGGGTACTGTGGTGGGTTGTATACTGCTCATCATCATTCTGGCGATACTCATATGGCTCCTCATCTACAAGTGTGATGCAAGGTTCACACGCTATGAGAAGGAAGTGTCTAACGACATCAG GGAGGACGTCCCAGCCCCAGAGAGCCGGCCACACAGCCGAGGCAGCAGCCGGGGCGCAAGCCTCCACCCTGGGGTAGCCTACAGCCAGGTGGGCATGCAACAGACGGGGCACTCAGatcgaggacacacacacatcccatccAGCAGCACTGGATACACACCTGTCAAATATGACAGCAGATACGGCTTCGCTGTATGA